Proteins encoded in a region of the Zunongwangia endophytica genome:
- a CDS encoding glycerophosphodiester phosphodiesterase: MTTPLKIGHRGAKGHVAENTIESIKKAMTLKVDMIEIDVHLCKTGELVVIHDEELDSTTTCTGFVGEKSLKELKSCRTTEGYQIPTLEEVLDVVQDKVILNIELKGEGTALPVLNLLEKHPKSRILISSFNFNELMSLRSENTEIPLAVLTEDDMSIAFLQARHLKAAAIHPYYKLVTRDYIGDCHRNNIKVNVWTVNKTEKIKKMKNLGVDGIFSDFPDRI, translated from the coding sequence ATGACAACTCCTTTAAAAATTGGGCATCGAGGTGCCAAAGGTCACGTGGCCGAAAATACGATCGAAAGTATAAAAAAGGCAATGACGCTGAAGGTCGATATGATCGAGATCGATGTACATCTTTGCAAAACCGGAGAGCTTGTTGTAATTCATGATGAAGAATTAGATAGCACAACTACTTGTACAGGATTTGTAGGTGAAAAATCGCTTAAAGAATTGAAATCTTGTAGAACTACAGAGGGATATCAAATTCCTACTTTAGAAGAAGTGCTAGATGTAGTTCAGGACAAAGTGATTCTGAATATCGAGTTGAAAGGAGAAGGGACGGCGTTACCAGTATTAAATTTACTGGAAAAGCATCCAAAATCACGAATATTGATTTCAAGCTTTAATTTTAACGAGTTAATGAGTTTGCGTAGCGAGAATACAGAAATTCCTTTAGCTGTTTTGACAGAGGATGATATGAGTATTGCGTTTTTACAGGCAAGACATCTAAAAGCAGCTGCTATCCATCCATATTATAAGTTAGTAACCAGAGATTATATTGGAGATTGCCACCGTAACAACATAAAAGTGAATGTATGGACGGTAAATAAAACCGAAAAAATCAAGAAGATGAAGAATCTTGGTGTAGATGGAATCTTTTCAGACTTTCCAGATCGAATATAA
- a CDS encoding SDR family oxidoreductase gives MDQPKTFPQQDQKQPGNQHQMHPQPMIIRDSYKGSEKLKGKNALITGGDSGIGQSVALHFAREGANVAIIYLSEDEDALETKKLIEGEGQRCLLIEGDIKNAEFCEKSIKLTIDELGSLDILINNAAVQFPKDDIQNISIDQIKETFETNIYPYFYIIKEALNYLKENATIVNTTSVTSYRGSSHLLDYASSKGAITSFTRSLSTMLVSKGIRVNAVAPGPIWTPLIPATFDDVKEFGQKVPMGRAGQPGEVAPAYVFLASEDSSYITGQTIHVNGGELIGG, from the coding sequence ATGGATCAACCAAAAACCTTTCCGCAACAAGATCAAAAACAACCGGGAAACCAGCATCAAATGCATCCCCAACCAATGATCATTAGAGACTCTTACAAGGGTAGTGAAAAGCTGAAGGGAAAAAACGCGTTAATTACAGGAGGAGATAGTGGGATAGGACAAAGTGTAGCTTTACATTTTGCTAGAGAAGGCGCAAACGTTGCCATTATATATCTAAGCGAAGATGAAGATGCTTTAGAGACTAAAAAGCTAATAGAAGGCGAAGGACAGCGGTGTCTTTTAATTGAAGGAGATATTAAGAATGCCGAATTTTGTGAAAAATCGATTAAACTTACGATTGACGAATTGGGAAGTTTAGACATCCTAATTAATAATGCTGCTGTGCAATTTCCAAAAGATGATATACAAAATATAAGTATAGATCAAATTAAGGAAACTTTCGAAACCAACATTTATCCATATTTTTATATTATCAAGGAAGCATTAAACTATTTAAAAGAAAATGCTACCATTGTAAATACAACTTCGGTAACATCCTACAGGGGAAGTTCGCATTTACTGGATTATGCCAGTAGTAAAGGTGCAATTACAAGTTTTACCAGAAGTTTATCTACGATGCTAGTTTCAAAAGGAATACGTGTAAATGCTGTAGCGCCGGGACCAATTTGGACACCCTTAATACCTGCTACTTTTGATGATGTTAAAGAATTTGGTCAAAAAGTACCAATGGGAAGAGCAGGGCAGCCGGGAGAAGTAGCTCCTGCATATGTTTTTCTAGCAAGTGAAGACAGTAGTTATATTACAGGACAAACCATTCATGTAAATGGTGGCGAATTAATTGGAGGATAA
- a CDS encoding DUF421 domain-containing protein → MEKWFEASETSLAAITLSAIGIFILVILYTRIAGKRSFSKMSSFDFAMTIASGSILASTIVLKNVSLIQGAVALLVVYILQIGTAFLRRYPAFQKMTDNDPILLMKDGEIYYDNLKKARVTESDLRGKLREANVIQLSEVRAVIFETTGDVSVLHSADKELEDWLIKDVKLK, encoded by the coding sequence ATGGAGAAATGGTTTGAAGCATCAGAAACAAGTTTAGCTGCAATAACTCTTAGCGCAATAGGAATATTTATTTTAGTAATTCTATATACAAGAATTGCAGGAAAACGAAGTTTTTCTAAGATGTCCAGTTTTGATTTTGCGATGACGATCGCGAGTGGGAGTATCTTAGCTTCAACCATTGTATTAAAAAATGTGAGTTTAATTCAGGGTGCAGTGGCTCTTTTAGTAGTTTATATTCTACAAATTGGCACTGCATTTTTAAGAAGATATCCGGCTTTTCAGAAAATGACTGATAATGATCCTATTCTGCTAATGAAAGACGGAGAAATTTATTACGATAATTTAAAAAAAGCCAGAGTAACCGAATCAGATTTACGCGGAAAACTAAGAGAGGCAAATGTTATCCAACTTTCTGAAGTAAGAGCCGTAATTTTTGAAACCACCGGTGATGTTTCTGTATTGCATTCCGCAGATAAAGAATTAGAAGACTGGCTAATAAAAGATGTGAAACTAAAATAG
- a CDS encoding FMN-binding negative transcriptional regulator has product MYQPKKYIKDDPEFIFQFIQNHPFATMVSNSHPLVATHIPVLVEGTAEDFRLYAHIANHNEQLESLENDAEVLFIFQGSHAYVSSSWYAEKDISTWNYSAVHINAKIKIQTSKELENSLEKLVKTFENQQKSPLFYNDIPKQMLQDHLPLITGFWAIPFKIKGIAKLHQSYSKEDIISSVEHLEKGTLTDKQLAKDLKEENGLP; this is encoded by the coding sequence ATGTACCAGCCTAAAAAATACATAAAGGATGATCCTGAATTTATCTTTCAATTTATACAAAATCATCCTTTTGCAACTATGGTGAGCAATTCGCATCCCCTTGTTGCCACTCATATTCCGGTTTTAGTTGAAGGAACAGCGGAAGATTTTAGATTATATGCTCATATTGCTAATCACAACGAGCAATTAGAATCTCTAGAAAACGATGCTGAAGTTTTATTTATTTTTCAGGGTTCGCATGCGTATGTAAGTTCATCTTGGTATGCTGAAAAAGATATCAGCACTTGGAATTATTCGGCTGTTCATATCAACGCTAAGATCAAAATACAAACTTCTAAAGAGTTAGAAAACTCATTAGAAAAGCTGGTGAAAACATTCGAAAATCAACAAAAATCGCCTTTATTTTATAATGATATTCCTAAACAAATGCTTCAGGATCATTTGCCATTAATTACCGGATTTTGGGCAATACCATTCAAAATTAAGGGAATCGCAAAGTTACATCAAAGCTATTCTAAAGAAGACATAATTTCTTCCGTAGAACATTTAGAAAAAGGAACGCTTACCGATAAGCAACTTGCCAAGGATCTCAAAGAAGAGAACGGATTGCCTTAA
- a CDS encoding TerC family protein, translated as MEIFLQADTWVALLTLTFMEIVLGVDNIIFISLVAGKLPEHQQKKARIGGLALAMITRVLLLLGITWIIGLTKPVLTFGDFELSWRDIILLAGGIFLLVKSTLEIHHKVEGQHETERNVSAKSFGLAIGQIVMLDIIFSFDSILTAIGLTTEIVLMIIAVIISILVMMIFAKAISDFVNKHPTIQILALSFLILIGVMLIIEAVHYHVPKGYIYFSVFFSLSIEMLNMRYRKKND; from the coding sequence ATGGAAATTTTTCTTCAGGCAGATACTTGGGTTGCCTTGCTTACCCTAACATTTATGGAGATTGTTCTTGGGGTCGATAACATTATCTTTATTTCTTTAGTTGCTGGGAAGTTGCCAGAGCATCAGCAAAAAAAAGCGAGAATAGGTGGTTTAGCATTAGCGATGATCACAAGAGTTTTGCTTTTATTAGGTATTACCTGGATAATAGGCCTAACGAAACCGGTATTAACCTTTGGTGATTTTGAGCTTAGTTGGAGAGATATTATTTTGTTAGCGGGGGGAATCTTTCTTTTGGTAAAAAGCACTTTAGAGATTCACCATAAGGTGGAAGGCCAACACGAAACTGAGAGAAATGTTAGTGCAAAATCTTTTGGTTTAGCTATAGGTCAAATTGTGATGTTAGATATCATATTTTCTTTCGATTCTATTTTAACCGCTATCGGTTTAACCACAGAGATTGTTTTAATGATCATAGCAGTAATCATTTCTATTTTGGTAATGATGATCTTTGCCAAAGCGATAAGTGATTTTGTAAATAAACATCCAACAATTCAAATATTAGCTTTAAGCTTTCTAATTTTAATTGGCGTCATGCTAATTATAGAAGCTGTGCATTATCATGTTCCAAAAGGCTATATCTATTTTTCAGTTTTCTTTTCTTTATCTATAGAAATGCTGAATATGAGATATCGGAAGAAGAACGATTAA